From Pirellulales bacterium:
TAACCGTTTTGAAGTTCTGGGTGTTGCCGTTGCCCAGATCGAGCAACCCAGGTCCCGACTTGGTCAATCCGATCGAGGTGCCGAAGACAGGAGTGCCGCCCGTGACGTTGGCGTTGGCGTTCGTGGCGATCGTGAAGTGCGTCGAGTCGGTAATGCCCGTGATCTTTTGCACTCCATTCACCAAACCGGTAGGAGCGGCGTTGTTAGCCGTCAGAAGCGTCCCCAAGTTTCTAACGCTCTCTCCGACAACCAGCCCAGCGGTTGTCCCGTTCGTCAGCGTCACTATGTTGCTGCCGTTGGTGAGGCTCGCGGTGGTCGAGCCGGTGATGCCGCTGGGAGTTACAGGAGTATCAACGATAAGCGAGCCGAGGCGCAGATTTCCGTCGGAAGCGGTATACACCGCCAAATCCGGCACGCCGGGGGAGACCGTGATTTGGCCGACGGGGCCTGTGTTCGTTCCCGCTGGGGTGGTGGTGCTGTATTCGCCAAACAGATACCCAATGAACCCCATGTTCGGAACAGAAGACTTGTTATTGTAGTAGCCTATGCTGTTGGCGCTCTCGCCGCTGGAGATGATGCCGCCGGCGCCAAGCGTGAGCGTCACGGCGGGGGGGGTTTGCTCGGTGGACTGCTGGCCCCCTTGTCCGTTGCCAAACGTAATACCGTTGGAGAAGTTGATAACATGGCCTTGCACCGTCGTACCCTGAGAGGTCGGTATGGTGGAGATATTCGTCGTGGCAATCGGTTGGGAGCCGCCGGTCATGTAGAGCGTGTTAATCGTCGTATCAGCCGTAATTAACGGCGAGTTGTTGCCCGTCGCGTTGTATTGAACGTTGGCGGTCTGCTGCGCCGTGCCGGTCATGCCGCTGGTGATATTCCCGTTGGCGTCGGCGGTCAATTGGGTATAGCCGGTATAGGGGATGACATTATTGGAGCCGTCGAGCGTCGCCCAATTGAGGTTATTTCCAGCCGCGGTGCCGGTGACGGCCCATCCACCGAGGATGCCATTTGGCGTAGGTGCATTCGGGAGGTTGATATTCCCATTCCCGATGGAACCCGGGACAAAGTTCACCGTGCCGCCGAACAAACGGTTGAGGCTCGGAATCGGGCTGCCGCCGGAAGCTCCGAGCGTCAGAACGGCGCCTGTGCCCGAAGACTGCACTACCGTCGCACCCGGACCGAGGGTCAAGGTGCCGATCGTCTGAGTTGTCGCCACGCCGCCGTTGCCGATGAGATTGATAATTCCGCCATTGGAAGTGATGCCCGTCGCGCTGCCGATGCGGTTGTTGTTGTTGTTCGTCGTGTTGTCGAAAACGAGCGAGGTTCCGGCGCCGAGCGAAACCATACTGGTGCCGCCGATCGCTCCATTTGCGCCCGTCACTCGGAGCGTGCCGGTGAACACGTTCGTGCTGCCGGCGTAGGTATCCGCTCCCGTGAGCACGGTCACGCCGGTGCCGCCGATCGTCAGGTTGTTGGCGGCGGCGCCCGAGATCACGCCACTGAAGGTTATGGGATTGGCCGTGTTATTGGCCCAAATCTCCGAGGCGCCCAGCGCCACATTCGCGTTGATCGTATAATTGCTGGGGCCGTTGTCCGTGATCCCACCGGCGCCGATGGTTAAAAGGTTGGTGCCCGGAGTGTCGTTGATCTGCACGGGGCTGGTGGCGGCGGGAGTGAAGGTGAGGCTGTTGATCGAGAAGCTTTGGCCGAGTTCGGTGGTGAGATTGCCGGCGCCGGTGAGCACGAAGAAGACGTCGCTGGTGGAGGACGGAAGCGCCGTGGCGCCCCCCGTGCCGTTGTTGAAGTCGGGGGAGGAAGACCAGTTCGTGCCGCCGGGACCGATGATCTGGTTCCACTTATTGTTATCGTCGCCGAACCAGTAGTAGGTTCCGGCGGACGCAGACGAGGCCAGCAGCCCGCTAATCAGGATGGCCAGCGACAGCAGCCGGCGAACGCAGCGAGATGACGCCGTTGTGCCAATCGAGGTCAAAGAATGCACGTGAACTTGAACCGCGGTCGAGGGAGCGGCGCGACGGAGCATTGGGCTTTCTCCAGTGTGCGGATGGGACTTCGCTTTTTTTTAAGCGATCTGGTTTTCTTCAACGCTCGCCGTACGTGGGCGAGCGACGATTGGGAAACGTATGGAATTCACGTCGGCGCGCAGGCGCGCGGCGGCCGACGTCCGAGATCATGCGAGTGAGTGCTAGAGGTCGAGGGGACGTGCGAATAGCGATGAAGGCGGCGAACCCGTTGGACGCAGCCGCCGTAGCGCCTCTTCCCCTCGACAAAGCGAGAATGTTCCTGCAGGTGACTATATCTAGAGTCTTTGAATCCTGCAAGAAAATTATTTGGAAAGAGTGAGCGGCGATCGGGCGGCGGCGGTTTAGGCGGCGAGAAGGGGACAGTCCCCGGCGGATTTGTCAGGCGCTCAAACGAGACGCTGGCTGTTCTGGCATTCATGACCACGCCCTGCACGTCGTTTGCTCAAACCGCTAGAAGATCCCCGCCGGCCAGAGAGAGCGCTGGCCGACGGGGCGGATGTCGCGGCGGCGACCTCGACTTGCGCAGCCGGACAGTTCACGCTCCGGACAGTTTTAACTTCCGGACAGTTTTACTGCCGGGCAGTTTTCACTGCTGGACTATGAAGCACTTGGTTCGTCTCACCGCCCCACGACCCAGAGAAATCCGGGCAATCCGTGGCCGGCGGCGCCAATTCAGCAACTTGAATCCACTTTCTGCATCTGCCGGGCTTGAGGCTTGAATAGAAATCTCAATATCGGCTGAGATTTTTATAACCCGGCTCTACAACCGCCGCCAGCTATCCCTTGGTATAGGATGGCCCAAGAAGGCGGAGATCGGGGGTCAGAGGTCGGAGGTCGGAGAGCGGAAGTCGGGATCGCGCCGCCCCGTTACGGACATTTCGATCTCGGGCCTTCCTCTGCCTCCCGTCGGCTATTTCGTGCCGACTGCCGCCGCCTCCTTCCCACGCTTGGCGCGAGCCCGCAGTCAATCTATCGTGGAATATCCTGCGCTTACTAAAGGTCAAGGGATGCAATTGTCTGCCACACCGCAAGCCGATAGCACCGGCGGAAGTTGGCAGCGCCGCGTGCCTGCAGCGGCTCTCGCAATTGGTGTGCTCGTCGCCACTGTGTTCGTCGTGTATTGGCCGGCCGTCACGGCGGGATTCGTGTTCGACGACGAAGTCCTAGTTACGCGCAATCCATCCATCGAGGCCAGCGACGCCTTGCATCGGATTTGGTTGACCACGAACAACTATGAGTATTTGCCGCTGACTTACACGACGTTCCTGATCGAGCGGCGACTGTGGGGAGACTGGGGCACCGGCTATCATCTAGTCAGCCTCGTCCTGCACGCGGTGAACGCGTTGCTGGTCTGGTGCGTGTTGCGTCAACTCAAGATTCCGGGGGCGTGGCTGGCCGCGCTTTTGTTCGCGGTTCATCCGGTGGCCGCGTCATCGGTGGCTTGGATTTCGGAGCAAAAAAACCTGTGGGGCCTGCTGTTCTGGCTGACCAGCTTGTCGAACTGGCTGCGATTTCGAGATTCCGGCCGATTTCGCTGGTATGCGTTGTCGCTGATCGCTTTCTTGATGGCCTTGCTCGGCAAGACGTCGATCGTGCTGGGGCCACCCGTCATCTTGATGTGCATTTGGTGGCAAACAGGTAGGGTTCGGCCCAAAGATTGGTTGCTGGCGGTTCCCTTCGTTCTGCTGAGTCTGGCGGCGGGCTTGACGACGGTCTGGTTTCAGTGGAATCGCGGGATCGCCGGAGCATCGATTCCCATCGGCGACTATTTCGAGCGTTTCGAAGCAGCCGGTTATGCCCTGTGGTTCTACGTCGCGAAGGATCTGGTTCCGATCCATCTGAGCATGATCTACCCGAACTGGGATTACTCGCAACTCACGATTTGGCCGTCGGTGGCGGCGCTGGCCGTCCTGGCGGTCGCTGTGATTTCATGGTGGTTCCGCAAGAGTTGGGGGCGGACGGCGCTCTTTGCGGGAGGCTGCTATGTTGCCATGGTGCTGCCGGTGCTGGGATTCGTCGAGATGTCGTACATGAAGTTTTCATTGGTCGCAGACCATTTTCAGTATTCGGCACTGCCGGTCGCCGTGGCGGCCGTGGCCGCGATATGCGTTTGGGCGGTTCGAAACGATCAGGCGCGGACGATAGTTGCGGGAAGTGTCGCAATCTTTCTCGGCGCGCTCACTTGGCAACAAGCCGGTTTCTATCACGACGATGAAATGCTTTGGACCGAGGCATTGCGGCTAAATCCCGGCTCATGGGCCGCCCATAACAACCTGGGAAAGGCGCTGGCAGAACGAAAGGATTTGAAGGATGCAATCCCGCACTTTTCGGAAGCGGTGCGGTTAAAGCCGGACGATTCCAATCTGCACTACATGTTGGGCACCGCGCTGATGCAAAACGGCGACTTCGACCGCGCCGCCGGCGAATTCGCCGTGGCCGTAAACGGCAATCCGCAGGACTATCGAGCGCACAGCAATCTGGCACACGTCTTGAACGAAATGGGGCAGTTCAAGCAAGCTCTCGAGCACGCGGAAGCGGCTGTGGTCCTTGCGCCGGACGCTGCGGAGACGCACGACCCCTTGGGAATTAGCCTGGCGGCCCTCGGTGAATCCGATCGCGCGATCGTCCAGTTCCAGACGGCGATTCGACTTGACCCTCGCGACGCGACGGCGCAGCTCGGTTGGTGCCTTACGCTCATGCATTTGGACCGGCCCGCGGAGGCGGCTGACCACGCGAGGGCCGCTCTGGCAATCGACCCGGGTTTCCCGGAAGCCCACTTTAACCTGGGCAACGCCTATGCCGTGCAAAAGATGCGCAACGCGGCGGCGCGGGAGTACCGCGAAGCGATCCGGCTCCGGCCAGAATTCACAGAGGCTTGGGCCAACTTGCGTGCTGTGACCGGCGGTCGGCCCCAATAGGAAGCGCGTCCACCACATGGCGCCGCTGCCGCCGGCGGCTTGGCGCACGATAATGGGCAGCCTATCGTGGAATATCATGCATGATTCGTCGCCCTGGAAATGCTTGCCGGTGATCGCGGCAGGCGCCGTTCTGGTCTTGTTGCACGGCTCAGTCAGCGTGGCAGCGCCCGTTGATGGCGAGTCGCCGCTCACGACCGTCGCGGCGATTCGCCGCCTCACTCCGCAAGAGGCTTCGCGGGGATTACCGGTAAGGTTGCGCGGGATCATATCGTATCACGCCATTAGCTTCCGATTGATGTTTCTTCAGGACGTGACGGGCGGCATCTATGTCGAGCCGACCGGGCTGCCACCACCGCTCGATAAAATCTCGGCGGGCACTCTCGTCGAGGTCGAAGGCGTCACCGTGCCGGGAGAATTCGCGCCGTATGTCGCCGGTCGCGGCGGCGGCCCCGTTTCAATTAGGCCACTCGGCGCTGCGAAACTGCCGGAACCGCTGCATATAAGCAAAGACCAAATCGCCGACCCGCGGAACCACTGTTCGTGGATCGAGTTGTGGGGAGTTGTGCGGAGATGCCAAACGATTCCTTCAGCCGAGGAAGCAAAGACCAAGACGGTGCTCACGCTCGGTCCTGCCAATGCGCGACTCGCGGTCGTCATATACGGGAAGGCCGCTCGCGATGAGTCGCTGTGCGATCTGGTCGGAGCGCACGTTCGGTTAAGAGGAGTGTACGGCTCTGAATTCAACGAGCGACGGCAACTGCTCGGAATGCGGCTTCTCGTATCGTCGCGCGACGAAATCCTTGTCGACCGCGCCGGCCAGGGCAGCCCGTTTTCACTTCCGGTCAAAGCGATTTCGTCATTAATGCAGTTTTCGGCCGATTCCGATCGCGCGGCCCGAGCCCACGTGCGTGGAATCGTGACGTTGACTTCGGGCCGGACCGGATTCTATATGCAGGACGACACCGCCGGGTTGTGGATAACTGGAGACGGATTTCCCGAACTCCGTCCAGGCGACGCGGTGGACGCCGGAGGCTTTCCCGAGCCTGGCGCTTGGAACCCAGTGCTGGAAGATGCGGTGGTTCGCAAGGAAGGCGAGCGGCCGTTGCCGATTGCAAAATCTCTGAGCGTCTCGGACGCCTTTCAAGGCCAACACTGCTTTCAGCGCGTGCAGATGG
This genomic window contains:
- a CDS encoding tetratricopeptide repeat protein, whose amino-acid sequence is MQLSATPQADSTGGSWQRRVPAAALAIGVLVATVFVVYWPAVTAGFVFDDEVLVTRNPSIEASDALHRIWLTTNNYEYLPLTYTTFLIERRLWGDWGTGYHLVSLVLHAVNALLVWCVLRQLKIPGAWLAALLFAVHPVAASSVAWISEQKNLWGLLFWLTSLSNWLRFRDSGRFRWYALSLIAFLMALLGKTSIVLGPPVILMCIWWQTGRVRPKDWLLAVPFVLLSLAAGLTTVWFQWNRGIAGASIPIGDYFERFEAAGYALWFYVAKDLVPIHLSMIYPNWDYSQLTIWPSVAALAVLAVAVISWWFRKSWGRTALFAGGCYVAMVLPVLGFVEMSYMKFSLVADHFQYSALPVAVAAVAAICVWAVRNDQARTIVAGSVAIFLGALTWQQAGFYHDDEMLWTEALRLNPGSWAAHNNLGKALAERKDLKDAIPHFSEAVRLKPDDSNLHYMLGTALMQNGDFDRAAGEFAVAVNGNPQDYRAHSNLAHVLNEMGQFKQALEHAEAAVVLAPDAAETHDPLGISLAALGESDRAIVQFQTAIRLDPRDATAQLGWCLTLMHLDRPAEAADHARAALAIDPGFPEAHFNLGNAYAVQKMRNAAAREYREAIRLRPEFTEAWANLRAVTGGRPQ
- a CDS encoding sensor histidine kinase, whose translation is MHDSSPWKCLPVIAAGAVLVLLHGSVSVAAPVDGESPLTTVAAIRRLTPQEASRGLPVRLRGIISYHAISFRLMFLQDVTGGIYVEPTGLPPPLDKISAGTLVEVEGVTVPGEFAPYVAGRGGGPVSIRPLGAAKLPEPLHISKDQIADPRNHCSWIELWGVVRRCQTIPSAEEAKTKTVLTLGPANARLAVVIYGKAARDESLCDLVGAHVRLRGVYGSEFNERRQLLGMRLLVSSRDEILVDRAGQGSPFSLPVKAISSLMQFSADSDRAARAHVRGIVTLTSGRTGFYMQDDTAGLWITGDGFPELRPGDAVDAGGFPEPGAWNPVLEDAVVRKEGERPLPIAKSLSVSDAFQGQHCFQRVQMEGALVEISRNGIQPALVVEAGGRVFIAHVVNSAGQLPLELEEGSFLRLRGICVNETDPQAPPAPTPLNISQISRTATFKLLLGSPGDVIVLRPPPWWTIQRLAGVVAVLFTVLCAAALWVVSLRRKISAQTVVIRQRLEREAVYDERTRIARELHDTLEQEITGIGMHIDAATAILGQSPDTARRSLESARLLLDRSRTESRRTIWELRSTTLEQGGLVAAFEEQAKAARRDGGPTIELHVQGTPRRLSAKIETHLFRIGHEALTNAIKHGQARRISIQLGFDDEQVTVSVEDDGHGFEIPLNGAAAVGHFGLLGMRERAAKIQARFDLASKQGAGTRISAIVLAQTPQRPSP